The genomic interval TGAAGTCTCCCCCTTCTTTGTTCCAAGCGGCATGGGCGCAGGTTTGAACAACGGCATAGGCATCTTCTCGGCTCATGCCGGCCTCAACGAGAGCTAGCAGAACCCGCTGACTGAAGACCACGCCGCCATAACAGTTGAGGTTGCGCTTCATGTTGTCTGGGTAGACCAAAAGGCTTTTGACGAGGTCAATGGTCTCGACCAACATGAAGTGGGTGAGGATGCAGGCATCGGGAAGGATGACGCGTTCAACGGAGCTATGGGAGATATCGCGCTCGTGCCATAGGGCCACATTTTCGAGGGCGGAAACCGCGTAGCCGCGGACAATGCGGGCCATGCCGGTCAACCGTTCTGAACGAATTGGGTTACGTTTGTGGGGCATGGCAGATGAACCCTTCTGCCCTTTCGCGAAAAATTCTTCGACTTCTAGAACATCGGTGCGCTGCAGGTTGCGAACCTCGACGGCAAATCGTTCAAGGGATGCTGTGAGCAGGGCTAGGGTTTGCAGGAAGTCGGCGTGGCGATCGCGTGAGATCACTTGAGTTGAGGCGGTGTCTGGCTCCAAGCCCAACATTTGACAGGCGATCGCTTCAATTTTAGGATCGATGTTGGCGTAGGTACCGACGGCACCGGAAATCTTACCGACGGCAATTTCTTTTTGGAGACGACAGAGGCGATCGCGATGGCGCAGGACTTCAGCTAGCCAGCCCGCTAGCTTGAAGCCAAAGGTAATCGGCTCTGCATGAATGCCATGGGATCGCCCGGCCATCACCGTATATCGATGCTGTTGAGCCTGGTAGCGAATGGCTTGAACGAGGTCTTCCAGCCGCTCCATCAAAACATTGACACTTTCAACGAGTTGCAGAGCTAGGGCTGTGTCTAAGACGTCAGAGCTGGTCAGCCCTAGGTGGATATATCGTCCAGCATCGCCAACATGTTCATTCACGTTGGTTAAAAAGGCGATCATGTCGTGGCGGACTTCAGCCTCAATTTCGAGGACGCGCTGGATATCAAAGTCAGCTTTGGCCTTGATCTCCTCGACTGCCTCGACGGGGATGCGGCCTAGCTCTGCTTGGGCTTCGCAGACCGCAATCTCCACTTGTAGCCACGTCTTCAATTTATATTCGTCAGTCCACAAGTTGCCCATCTCGGGCAAGGTATAGCGTTCAATCAAGGCTCGTATCGCAGAACACAACCGTTACATTTTAAGCTATAGTCTGCCGCCTTGAGCTTGAATTGTGATAGATCGCGGTGGATACGGTTGCTTGTTGCTGATGGTTTGGCACAATGCAGGGTATTGGTGGCATGGTTGGTTGAATCAGCCTGTTTTGCTTAGGAGTAGAACTGATGCTGTTGATAGGAATCTATGATGCTGGTGCTAAAAGTCTGGACTGCGTAGGGCTTGAGCCGTCGGGTTGAATGGTGCTAACTCGACTATCTTGGTGGACGATGAGGTAGGCGCAGGGCGATCGCTTTTAGACCGTTAGTTCTCCATGCTTTGTCCAGGGCTTCGTTAAGATTCTAGATAGGCTTAGCGATGGAGAAACGGTTGTCGAGAAGAGTTTTGTGGGGAATGCGCTAGGTCTAGAACAGCATCTGGCTATCAACGTTCACATTTATCATTGAGCACACGGCCTTTTATGTCTTCAATCACGTTGGAGCTGCTGATTATTTTGGTGTTGGTGTTGGCCAACGGATTGTTTGCCATGTCAGAAATTGCGGTGGTGTCCTCTCGTAAGGCACGGCTGCAAGAGATGTCGGATAAAGGCGATTTGAAGGCGCGGGCAGCGCTGGAGTTGGCGAATTCTCCCAACCGCTTTTTGTCCACAGTGCAAGTGGGCATTACGCTCATTGGCATTCTGGCGGGGGCCTTTGGCGGTGCGACCTTGTCTCAAAGTTTAGCGGTCTATTTGAAGCGGGTTCCGATCGCCATGATTGTAGAGTCGAGCGATGCGATCGCCCTAGTTGTTGTTGTCTTGAGTATTACCTACCTCTCGTTGATTTTAGGAGAGCTGGTGCCCAAGCGCTTGGCGTTGAACCATCCGGAAAAGATCGCGGCCTCCGTCGCCGTTCCCATGCGATTTCTATCCGTGATGACTGCGCCCGTTGTGCATCTTTTAACGACATCGACGGAGTGGGTTTTGAAGGTGTTAGGGATTGAGGCGAATCCCAATGAACCGTTAGTCACCGAAGACGAAATTAAGGTTCTCATTCGGCAGGGTACCGAGGCCGGCATGTTTGAAATGGCAGAACAAGACATGCTGGAACGGGTCTTTCGCCTCAGTGATCAGACGGTGAGTGCTCTGATGACGCCTCGCCCAGATATTCTGTGGCTAGATCTCAACGATACGATTGACATGAACCGTCAGAAGCTAATTCGCAGCAACCATACCCGGTTTCCGGTTTGCCAAAATAGCTTGGACAACATGCTGGGGGTGGTGAGCGTGACGGATGTACTCGCTCGTAGCTTGACGGAACAGGCGATTGACTTCACGGCCCTTTTACAGCAGCCTCTCTTCATTCCAGAAAATACTCGGGCCTTGAAGGTTTTAGAGTTCTTCAAACAGTCGGGCACCCACATAGCCTTAGTGGTAGACGAATATGGCGTCATACAGGGCTTGGTGACGCTGAATGACGTGATGGAAGTGATTATTGGCGACATTCCTTTCTCCGATCAGCCTCAAGAACAGCCTGCCATTCAGCGAGAGGATGGTTCCTGGCTTGTTGATGGCATGTTGCCGATCGATCGCTTCAAAACCCTCTTTAAAGTCCGTGATTTACCGGGAGAGCAGTGGGGAAACTATCAAACCTTGGGAGGTTTTGTCATTACCTATTTAGGACGGATTCCTGCTGCTGCCGATCATTTTTACTGGAATGGATTTCGGTTTGAAGTGATGGATATGGATGGTAACCGAGTTGACAAAATGTTAGTCATGCCGCCGACTTCATAAATCTAAAAACCTAGCTATATAAGTTTTTGTTTTGTAACAAAAGTGACGCGTAGATTCTGGACTTCGTTAGTGTGTTTTATAACAAGGGTTTATCTTTTTTAAGAATTGTTGTGCTTAAATAGCTCCTTCCCATAGCTTCATAGCCATGGTTTTGATGGATTATAACGATGCCTTTCTTGCGACCTTAGAGCACGAAAAAATCTGTGAAGCTTAGTGGCACGGGGTAAACGGGGATCATTCTACATGTAGAAACATAGGGGATCATGGGATGATTGGATCTAATGCTATGGGGCAAGCGTTACCCACAGGCTATAACCCACACTTCATATCCTCAAAATCAGGGCATTCTAGATATAGGGGTGTAGCTCAACGTCCAGGGTGGGATCAACATACAACGTCTAGGTTTGGGATGTGAGTTAGGGGATGACCGTGCGACTGTCGATTATGATCGCATCGAGTGGCTGTAATCTTGCTCTTTCCCCAGACGGTGGCTGGGACTTGCGTAAGCAATATGTATAAAAACGAACAAGGTTGTGAACATAATGGTACTCAGGCACCTTTTGTTGTCTGTGGTCAATTACGTTCATCTCCAGGATCAGATGGCCAGGCGATCGCTCCAGTATCCACGAGCTGGATCACATCGCCCCTATTAGGCTTGGAGGATTATCCAGAACTGTCGGAGGGGCAAATGTTGGAGGCCAGTGATACCTCTGCGATTACCGCCTTGCTCGGCATTCCGTTGGCGATCGCCCACCCCCAGGATGGACGTATTTTATATGCGACGCCTGTCTTGGCTGAGCAGTTAGCCATGCCGTTAGACGGGCTGATGGGGCAACCTTTGTCTGCCATCGTGGAAGATGTCTGCCATTTAGAGTGGGTCGCGCAGTGTCAAGAGCAGCCCAATGATCAGCATGAGGCGATCCGTCGATTGCGGCACCAACCGGATCATGGGTCTTGTGATGATGCAGAACCAGGGGCGGGCGATCGCTGGCTAGATTTGCGCTATGCGTCAGTTATTTTTGAAGGGCAGCCTGCCCTAGGCATACTCGTATACGATATTACACCCCAGACCCAGGTCGCCCAAGAACTACGGGGGCGAGTGGCTCAACAGGAAGCGATCGCTCGCCTAGGACAGCAGGCCATTGCTGAGCCTGATCTTGTATTCTTGCTGAGTACTGCGGTGGCGGTGGTGCAGGAGACCTTAGGGGTTGACTATGTGCAGATTTTAGAACTGTTGCCCAATGGTCACACCCTTTTGCTGCGCAGTGGTGTGGGCTGGCAGGATGGCATGGTGGGGAATGCGACCATCAGCACGCGACCGGATACCCAAGCGGGCTATACGCTGCTGCACCAAAAGCCTGTGATAGTGGAAGATTTGCAGATTGAAACCCGCTTTTCGGGCGCACCCTTCCTGCACAATCACCAAGTAATGAGCGGGATGACGGTGGTGGTGCCGGGAAAGCAGGATGGCTTTGGCGTTTTGGGGGTGCATACGCGTCTCTATCGTCGTTTCACCCAGGATGACGCTAATTTTTTGCAGGCGATCGCCAATGTGCTGGCTGCCGCCATTGCTCGCCAGCAGGTGGAAGATGATCTGCGGTTGATGAAACGAGCGATCGCGGCCAGCAGCAACGGCATTGTGATCACCGATCCGACCCAATTAAACAACCCCGTTATTTACGCTAACCCTGCCTTTGAGCGGATCACCGGCTACAGCGTGACTGAAATCATTGGGCGCAACTGTCGGATTTTGCAGGGAGCTGATACGGCAATAGAAGCAAAGCAGCACATTCGCCAGGCTCTACAGTCGCACCAGGACTGTCACGTCGTGCTGAAAAACTACCGTAAAGACGGCACGCCCTTTTGGAATGAGCTGTTCATTGCGCCGGTGTTTGATGCCAATGGCTATCTCACCAACTTTGTGGGTATCCAAAATGACATTACCCAGCATCGTCAGGCGCAGGAGCGCTTGCTGAATGAATACAGCTTGTTGAATGGGATTCTGCAAACGAGCGTCACGGCGGTGATTGTGTTTGATCACACTGGCGCGATCGTGTTTGCCAATGATCGGGCGGAAGAGTTGCTGGGCTTGAGCACAACCGAACTGATGCAGCAGAAGTATGACTCGTTGACATGGACGGTTTGCAATGAGGATGGTTGTACTCTGCC from Leptolyngbya sp. CCY15150 carries:
- the purB gene encoding adenylosuccinate lyase; amino-acid sequence: MIERYTLPEMGNLWTDEYKLKTWLQVEIAVCEAQAELGRIPVEAVEEIKAKADFDIQRVLEIEAEVRHDMIAFLTNVNEHVGDAGRYIHLGLTSSDVLDTALALQLVESVNVLMERLEDLVQAIRYQAQQHRYTVMAGRSHGIHAEPITFGFKLAGWLAEVLRHRDRLCRLQKEIAVGKISGAVGTYANIDPKIEAIACQMLGLEPDTASTQVISRDRHADFLQTLALLTASLERFAVEVRNLQRTDVLEVEEFFAKGQKGSSAMPHKRNPIRSERLTGMARIVRGYAVSALENVALWHERDISHSSVERVILPDACILTHFMLVETIDLVKSLLVYPDNMKRNLNCYGGVVFSQRVLLALVEAGMSREDAYAVVQTCAHAAWNKEGGDFKALISQEPSVTATLTEADIDDCFNPQHHLRNLEHIYQRLSI
- a CDS encoding hemolysin family protein, whose product is MSSITLELLIILVLVLANGLFAMSEIAVVSSRKARLQEMSDKGDLKARAALELANSPNRFLSTVQVGITLIGILAGAFGGATLSQSLAVYLKRVPIAMIVESSDAIALVVVVLSITYLSLILGELVPKRLALNHPEKIAASVAVPMRFLSVMTAPVVHLLTTSTEWVLKVLGIEANPNEPLVTEDEIKVLIRQGTEAGMFEMAEQDMLERVFRLSDQTVSALMTPRPDILWLDLNDTIDMNRQKLIRSNHTRFPVCQNSLDNMLGVVSVTDVLARSLTEQAIDFTALLQQPLFIPENTRALKVLEFFKQSGTHIALVVDEYGVIQGLVTLNDVMEVIIGDIPFSDQPQEQPAIQREDGSWLVDGMLPIDRFKTLFKVRDLPGEQWGNYQTLGGFVITYLGRIPAAADHFYWNGFRFEVMDMDGNRVDKMLVMPPTS